In the genome of Hymenobacter taeanensis, one region contains:
- the tsaB gene encoding tRNA (adenosine(37)-N6)-threonylcarbamoyltransferase complex dimerization subunit type 1 TsaB, with product MSTLLLSLETSSPVCSVALHRVADGSLVGQSELRLEKSHSSHLSVLISQLLENSGHTLQDLAAVALSDGPGSYTGLRIGAAAGKGLCYALDIPLLAVSTLQSLAHQVAAGTAWPEQFLYCPMLDARRMEVYGAVYTHTGEEVLAPTPLLLDADTLAEQMAHHRLLFFGSGAAKFQTLLPTTAQAGFLAEVVPSAVAVGALGVEAYQRQGFRDVAYYEPFYLKEVYTTTPKAK from the coding sequence ATGTCTACGTTGCTGCTTTCCCTCGAAACTTCCTCTCCCGTTTGTTCAGTAGCCCTGCACCGGGTGGCCGATGGTAGCCTTGTAGGCCAGTCGGAGCTGCGCTTGGAGAAGTCGCACTCTTCTCACCTGAGTGTGCTGATAAGCCAGTTACTTGAGAACAGTGGGCATACACTTCAAGATCTGGCGGCAGTTGCCTTGTCAGATGGACCGGGCTCCTATACTGGCCTACGCATTGGGGCCGCCGCCGGTAAAGGCTTGTGCTACGCCCTCGATATTCCGCTGCTTGCCGTAAGCACCCTGCAAAGCTTAGCGCATCAGGTAGCAGCTGGCACCGCCTGGCCCGAGCAGTTCCTGTATTGCCCTATGCTGGATGCGCGCCGGATGGAAGTATACGGTGCTGTGTACACGCACACCGGCGAAGAAGTGCTGGCACCCACGCCGCTTCTGCTAGATGCGGATACCCTAGCCGAACAAATGGCCCACCATCGGTTGTTGTTCTTTGGTAGTGGAGCGGCAAAGTTTCAGACACTTCTCCCAACTACTGCGCAAGCTGGCTTTTTAGCTGAGGTGGTGCCTTCCGCGGTGGCGGTCGGAGCCCTTGGCGTAGAGGCCTACCAGCGGCAGGGGTTCCGGGATGTGGCCTACTACGAGCCCTTCTACCTCAAAGAAGTATACACCACGACGCCTAAAGCCAAGTAA
- a CDS encoding DUF2480 family protein, whose product MEEIINRVAQSALTSLNLEELLHPGERVVYDIKDNLFHGLILREKDFREFIKTHDWTQYDGKNVAIICSADAIVPTWAYMLLATKLQGHAHRYVFGNLEALEQELFHEAIAKIDAEEYRDAKVVVKGCGSIPVPTYAYVAIMQKLLPVTASVMYGEPCSTVPLYKRPKVA is encoded by the coding sequence ATGGAAGAAATCATCAACCGCGTAGCGCAAAGCGCTCTTACCTCGCTCAACCTAGAGGAGCTGTTGCACCCCGGTGAGCGGGTGGTGTACGACATCAAAGACAACCTGTTCCACGGCCTGATTCTGCGCGAAAAGGACTTCCGCGAGTTCATCAAAACCCACGACTGGACCCAGTACGACGGCAAGAACGTAGCCATCATCTGCTCGGCCGATGCCATTGTACCCACGTGGGCTTACATGCTGCTAGCCACTAAACTGCAGGGCCACGCCCACCGCTACGTGTTCGGTAACTTGGAGGCGCTGGAGCAGGAGCTGTTCCACGAAGCCATTGCCAAAATTGACGCCGAGGAATATCGCGACGCAAAAGTGGTGGTGAAAGGCTGCGGCTCTATTCCGGTTCCCACCTACGCCTACGTAGCTATCATGCAGAAGCTCCTGCCAGTAACAGCTAGCGTTATGTACGGCGAGCCATGCAGCACTGTCCCTCTCTATAAGCGGCCCAAAGTGGCCTAG
- a CDS encoding APC family permease: protein MPSEAPDTSYKISVLTGIAIVVASMVGTGVFTSLGFQVLGIQSGFALLMLWVIGGVIALCGALCYGELAAAMPRSGGEYHYLSQIYHPVLGFLSGWVSATVGFAAPTALAAMALGRYTQSVWPSVSPMALSIGVVLALTLVHALSRRAGSRLQVVITSVKVLVLIAFIGAGLVVATPQPLAFLPHTSSDWHQLLSPAFAVSLIYVSYAYSGWNAAVYLTGEVQNPQRNLPRILLIGTAIVLCLYVGLNFVFLYSTPIPTLTGQVEVGFVAATNLFGVGVGRLMGAVIAVLLVSTISSMIFAGPRIVQVMGEDLAPLRPLAKVSRQGIPVRAMLFQLALTLLFIVSATFEAVLVYAGFILSLFTFLTVLGLFVLRVRRPDLPRPYRTWGYPITPLLFLGLNGWTLWFLAHDKPLETCYGLLTLGAGLLTYFLGQWASHRFAGLGRT, encoded by the coding sequence ATGCCATCAGAAGCTCCTGACACATCCTACAAAATCAGTGTCCTCACGGGTATTGCTATTGTGGTGGCCAGTATGGTAGGAACGGGGGTATTCACCAGTCTGGGGTTTCAGGTATTGGGCATTCAGAGTGGCTTTGCCCTTCTGATGTTGTGGGTGATTGGCGGCGTTATTGCCCTCTGCGGGGCCCTTTGCTACGGCGAGCTGGCCGCTGCCATGCCTCGCTCAGGCGGCGAGTATCATTACCTGTCTCAGATCTATCACCCGGTTTTGGGCTTTCTGTCGGGTTGGGTGTCGGCTACCGTGGGGTTTGCGGCTCCTACCGCACTAGCGGCCATGGCGCTGGGTAGGTATACGCAAAGCGTGTGGCCTAGTGTATCGCCCATGGCCCTGTCCATCGGAGTTGTCTTAGCCCTGACGCTGGTACACGCGCTCAGCCGCCGGGCCGGCAGCCGTTTGCAAGTAGTCATTACCTCCGTGAAGGTGTTGGTGCTGATAGCCTTCATCGGGGCGGGGCTAGTGGTAGCCACGCCGCAGCCGTTGGCCTTCCTGCCGCACACCTCCTCCGACTGGCACCAGCTGCTTAGCCCCGCCTTTGCCGTTTCGCTGATTTATGTGTCCTACGCTTACTCGGGCTGGAACGCGGCGGTGTACCTCACCGGAGAAGTGCAGAACCCCCAGCGCAACCTGCCCCGAATTCTGCTGATTGGTACCGCCATTGTGCTTTGCCTGTACGTCGGCCTCAACTTCGTATTCCTGTATTCCACGCCCATTCCTACGCTAACGGGGCAGGTAGAAGTAGGCTTCGTGGCGGCTACCAACTTGTTTGGGGTAGGAGTGGGCCGCTTGATGGGCGCCGTTATTGCCGTACTGCTGGTATCTACCATTAGCTCCATGATTTTCGCCGGCCCCCGCATTGTGCAGGTGATGGGCGAAGATTTAGCTCCCCTGCGGCCCCTGGCTAAGGTAAGCCGCCAGGGCATCCCCGTACGCGCTATGCTGTTTCAGCTGGCTCTCACGCTGCTATTCATTGTATCAGCCACATTTGAGGCGGTGCTGGTATACGCTGGATTCATCCTGAGTTTGTTCACGTTTCTTACCGTACTGGGCCTATTCGTGCTCCGTGTGCGCCGCCCCGATTTACCCCGGCCCTACCGCACTTGGGGTTACCCCATAACGCCCTTGCTCTTCCTGGGCCTCAACGGCTGGACGCTCTGGTTTCTGGCCCACGACAAACCCTTGGAAACCTGCTATGGCCTGCTTACCCTTGGGGCGGGCCTGCTGACTTATTTCCTAGGCCAGTGGGCCTCGCATCGGTTCGCAGGCTTAGGCCGTACGTGA
- a CDS encoding serine hydrolase has protein sequence MDSLLRADSRLLPVVERAAEYELQIIYTQINRDAQNAPHFVQHDFRLDARQYFNPASLVKLPTVALSLEKLNQLHVEGLTRRTPMATGAAHSCQTPAPYIVSADSDRVNTIGNYIKRMLLVSDNQAYNRLYEFLGQGPLNQRLQQLGYPNARIVRRFAPCDTAANRYTNPISFRDAQTNQVIYQQPAAVNRQPLPAPLGRVTKGRAYQAGGRIIQQPYDFTTANYLPLQDITNILRAILFPEATPANERFQLTPTDYAFLRYYLHQTPHGSGYSLYQPSRYFDAYKKYLYYGRSPKAIAQPGLHIYNVVGMSHGYLADVAYFADSTQRTEFLLSAVLYVNKDGVINDGNYEYESVGLPFLAALGQQIQQYEAKRSRPYPAKLDEWFQKDDIK, from the coding sequence TTGGATAGTTTGCTCCGGGCCGATTCGCGGCTACTACCCGTAGTGGAGCGCGCCGCCGAATACGAACTCCAAATCATCTATACGCAAATCAATCGTGACGCGCAGAATGCACCTCACTTTGTTCAGCACGATTTTCGGCTCGATGCCCGACAATACTTCAACCCCGCGAGTCTGGTCAAGCTCCCTACCGTTGCTTTATCACTCGAAAAGCTAAACCAGCTCCACGTAGAAGGCCTCACTCGTCGGACTCCCATGGCTACCGGCGCCGCGCATAGCTGTCAAACGCCTGCTCCTTATATAGTATCTGCAGACTCTGATAGGGTGAACACCATTGGCAACTACATCAAGCGGATGCTGCTGGTCAGCGACAACCAAGCATATAATCGGCTCTACGAGTTTCTAGGCCAGGGCCCGCTTAATCAGCGGCTTCAGCAACTGGGGTACCCCAATGCCCGCATCGTTCGGCGCTTTGCTCCCTGCGACACCGCCGCTAATCGCTACACCAACCCCATCAGCTTCCGCGACGCCCAAACCAACCAGGTGATATACCAGCAGCCAGCGGCAGTTAATCGGCAACCTCTACCCGCCCCTCTTGGTCGCGTCACGAAAGGCAGAGCCTACCAAGCCGGTGGCCGCATCATTCAGCAGCCGTATGATTTCACCACCGCTAATTATTTGCCTCTTCAGGATATAACGAACATACTTCGCGCTATACTATTCCCGGAGGCTACCCCCGCGAACGAGCGTTTTCAGCTTACGCCTACTGATTATGCCTTCCTGCGCTACTATCTACACCAGACTCCGCATGGTTCAGGCTACAGCTTATACCAGCCCTCCCGCTATTTTGATGCCTACAAGAAGTATCTCTACTATGGGCGCAGCCCGAAAGCTATAGCGCAACCAGGGCTACATATATATAATGTAGTAGGGATGTCGCACGGCTACTTAGCCGATGTGGCCTATTTCGCCGACTCAACCCAGCGCACGGAATTTCTCTTAAGTGCCGTGTTATATGTCAACAAAGACGGGGTTATCAATGATGGCAACTACGAATACGAGTCTGTAGGCCTACCTTTTCTCGCTGCCCTAGGTCAACAGATCCAACAATACGAAGCCAAGAGGAGCCGCCCATACCCCGCAAAGCTGGATGAGTGGTTCCAAAAAGACGATATCAAATAG